The Salvia hispanica cultivar TCC Black 2014 unplaced genomic scaffold, UniMelb_Shisp_WGS_1.0 HiC_scaffold_1526, whole genome shotgun sequence genomic interval CCAATCTGTTCACAGATGGAGTCGACAGTCTTATGATCAACGGGGCTGCCAGTCACATCCGTGACATAGAATGTATCCCTAGCTTTTCCTCCCCTTGTTGAGATCTCTGCTCTTTTGATGCACAGACCATTTTCCCTAAATATCCTGGTGATGTCGGAGAGAAGTCCTACTCTGTCTTCAGCACACAGTTCCAACTCTAGACCCTGATAAAATGCAGACAATATCAGAATCTGTTTACTCATTTGACACATTCCACTCGATGAAATGCACACAATATCACTACCTCAGTGCCTCGTCTTTCAATGGCTGCTTCCAAACATTGCATCACACGGTCTCGTTCAGCTTCTGAACTAATAGGGACCCCATCCATGTGCCGAATATAGTATTCCTATATTGACCGATAAATGACTTTAGTAGTGTCAGTAGATGTTGCTCAGAGCAACCACTACTCAGTTCATTTATGAACACAAAAATCACATTTACAAGAAATTGTACCTGATATGCCTCCGTTCTTCCTGTGTGGACTACCCCGTGAAAGACTACATACTGCATGTCTGTCAGAGTGCAGATAATGTCAAACAATAGCTTGGGTCGATCTTTTGATCTCATGGTGATGACCGTATAATCTTTTTCAGCACAATCTGTTACAATTACATGAGGTCTGGAGGTCTTGGCATGAACATTGCCACCAATCAAGTGGTCAGCTTTTTCGTAGTCTCGATCAGCAAACATGATCTGGTGTAACCTTCTTTGCCTGTGGGTGACGCCAGGTGGTGGAAGTGTCATTTTTGCAGAATTCAGATCACTGTGTCCCCTGAGAACATTGCACAAGAGCTCCTTTATCGCTGCTAGGCGCTTTGGATCTTCAATTGCACAACCCATGGCATGGTCAGTGACAAGAACCACAGCTGCAGCTCTCTCATTGTGCGTCCATATCTCGGCATTCACCACATTGCACTCGAGATCTGTCAGGACAGCACAGACTTCAGATAATAAACCGGGCCTGTCTCTTCCTGTTAGCTCAATGCACGTATGCTCTTCAGAAGGGACCAATCCAACCAGTCCTTTCAAAGAAGGTTCAACCAAATCATCACTGCTTTCAAGTCTCTGCAGATGGTTGAGTGGAAATGAGAATAAAAGCTTACCATCCATAAACCATCCACCATCAGATGATATGTACGCTTTCTTAATCACAAGATCCAAATCTGTCAAAATTTGGACCACCTGAAGGAGGATTCCATGCTTATTGACACTATCAacctagataaaataaaaccatCTACCAATAAGAATATTTAGAGAAATTGCATAACTATAATGAAAGAACGAACATTATCCCGGTATGaaaatcaaaactcaaaaattgaaataaaactcAAACTCTATGGGACAAGGGGATGGAGCATGCCTGTATTATAGTGGCATCCTCACAAGTATCATTATCAATCACAACCCTGCAACAAAAAACCAAGAACTAAGTCCTCATACAAGTGACGGATTTTATTGCACTGCAAACAGAAGATTTTACTATTTgtgtcataaacttatgtgatgaaattgagtagattaaaccataaaacttttcaaaatcttacaacaaaaaaagttaataaattgtatcctcctcctggaggttaatacgcattaaaattttgacaatttactCGGTCACAACACCGATATATCAATAGCTTCCTCCTCCTGAGGTCGACACATCTAATGTCAGCTTCATAAGACGGTTCTCATCGTGCTTAaagatacataattttatttttacaacacactcccataacaatgttcatgtgttgataacaaaaccaagctatctcataaattccgATCAACCCCTAAACCTCGTAGTTCAGATTATTGTTCCTTGTGCTTCTACCATTCCACAAACTCATACGTAGAGTAGAACTGATTTAGAGGGTAAGTTTTCTAAGAGACGGTTTGTCGAAGTGGAAGCATGACCCCAAAACGAAACAGTAACCatgcataactcatcatcgtAGCCGGACCATATTCAATAAGCgtcctattccttctttcaCTACGATTcattaaaaggcctcatataCGTTTTGGGATTCAAATTCCCACACTGATAAATAGTCCAAAACTCTAAGACTTAGGTATCTTCGCCTTCCTCCGCGATCGATCGCATGCATTTGATACTCTACCATGATGCGTCTCTGTTTCCTAGacttaaactccttgaacttgtcaaaagtttcAGACTTGTAGCGCATCAAATAGATTTGTATCCGATTTTCGAGTAAATATCTCAGCAGACGAAATATCGAAAACCGCCCTTGCCTCGcttgacattggtccacacatACTGTAGTATGAATGAGCTCAAGTACTTCCGCCCTATTCTCCTTCGGGAATACCTAAAAGGTTTCTTAGTCATCTTATTGAGACAAAGGACTCACACTTCGAAAACGGCCTTCTCAAGACCTTTAAATAAGATCTGATCAACCATCGCAGAATCCTTCTttcgttggcatgaccaagtctaaggtgccataaggTCGTTTCATTCATCAAgttgaaggttcttttctttttcttagaAATTTTTGATTTAGGTATCGAGTTTTGATTTACGTTGGATTAAATCAAGGTGTGTTGGATTTCGTGTACGTATTGTTTTCCACGATACCACCTACGTATGTTAACCATCTTTCTAATAACGCTATCATTAgctaaaagaaatcgaatatccatcaaaagacaATTTAGAACCGAAATTAAATTCTCTAAAaaaggtatcaacaaaacattattcaaaaataaaaatctatcactacaaaaacgcaaataaacgcCCTCCCATCgcaacggccgccactttCGTAGCGCCGCCTCAGCCTGGACTT includes:
- the LOC125198484 gene encoding ACT domain-containing protein ACR6-like is translated as MVQAKPRKGKKKAPNPVAAKNAKGKKKQWGDKKPTGKCFKCGEKGHWKPDCPKKGKATANDSVIRKMVNIRRWVVIDNDTCEDATIIQVDSVNKHGILLQVVQILTDLDLVIKKAYISSDGGWFMDGKLLFSFPLNHLQRLESSDDLVEPSLKGLVGLVPSEEHTCIELTGRDRPGLLSEVCAVLTDLECNVVNAEIWTHNERAAAVVLVTDHAMGCAIEDPKRLAAIKELLCNVLRGHSDLNSAKMTLPPPGVTHRQRRLHQIMFADRDYEKADHLIGGNVHAKTSRPHVIVTDCAEKDYTVITMRSKDRPKLLFDIICTLTDMQYVVFHGVVHTGRTEAYQEYYIRHMDGVPISSEAERDRVMQCLEAAIERRGTEGLELELCAEDRVGLLSDITRIFRENGLCIKRAEISTRGGKARDTFYVTDVTGSPVDHKTVDSICEQ